Proteins encoded together in one Macadamia integrifolia cultivar HAES 741 chromosome 8, SCU_Mint_v3, whole genome shotgun sequence window:
- the LOC122086048 gene encoding LOW QUALITY PROTEIN: late embryogenesis abundant protein At3g53040 (The sequence of the model RefSeq protein was modified relative to this genomic sequence to represent the inferred CDS: substituted 1 base at 1 genomic stop codon) gives MSSRQAVKEEIAEAAAKVAASELSDVNRDQEYEKGAKTTDFDPQRTGVLGTLQEGIDTILKAVQGTLEHAKEAVIGKPHDASYTTSEGAYDEAVDSDAGKAREVTNKIGQYKEYTVVKAKQTKDSTGQASKVGGYKDYAANKAKQANYSTVEKVGESKNFIANKAKQTRNSIAENMGEYKDYTADKAMQAKDATAGKMGEYKNYTAEKMKQTKDSTAKKMGEYKEYMADKAIQAKDATAEKMGEYKDYTVDKAKQGKDTTMEKMGEYKVYIAGKAKEGKDSGVSIPIPVTESTSGSNLPAHLQAQPTSGSNLPAHLQAQPLVSQAQPPVSQAQPPIPLIRRSTRHHVQPRKLTDYICSTATYNPSRPTTPMLPVVSVDYSLFTYVAGSFLTIVLVYVDDIVVTGNNSDHIAQSKASLMQHFHIKDLGPLTYILGLEVVRSFAGTFLTQRKYILDILQETRYRGCKPVIFPVEQHLKLSSDDGLLLSDPASYRRLVGRLIYLTVLSSRLKWILSDSTIEKLGDLKDLAVDAARWAVELLSGKKEXARQKAAETGEAAKGKMGETEEDARRKMEELKLKGEEYKEEAGEVKVTNKMGETEEEAR, from the exons ATGTCATCCAGACAAGCTGTCAAAGAAGAGATAGCAGAGGCTGCTGCTAAGGTGGCCGCTTCGGAGCTCAGCGACGTCAACCGGGATCAAGAGTACGAAAAAGGTGCCAAGACCACT gattttgaTCCACAACGAACCGGAGTTTTGGGGACCCTTCAAGAAGGCATTGACACCATCTTGAAGGCCGTCCAAGGCACTTTAGAGCACGCCAAAGAAGCTGTCATCGGCAAACCTCATGATGCCTCCTATACCACCAGTGAGGGTGCTTACGATGAAGCCGTTGATTCTGATGCTGGTAAGGCGAGAGAGGTGACAAATAAGATAGGCCAGTACAAAGAATACACCGTTGTCAAGGCGAAGCAAACCAAGGACTCTACC GGTCAAGCGAGTAAGGTTGGCGGATACAAGGACTACGCGGCTAACAAGGCGAAGCAAGCCAATTACTCCACGGTGGAGAAGGTGGGAGAGTCCAAGAACTTTATTGCTAACAAAGCAAAGCAAACCAGGAACTCCATTGCCGAAAATATGGGCGAGTACAAGGATTATACGGCTGACAAGGCAATGCAAGCCAAGGACGCCACTGCAGGGAAGATGGGAGAGTACAAGAACTACACTGCTGAGAAGATGAAGCAAACCAAGGACTCCACAGCAAAGAAGATGGGAGAGTACAAGGAGTATATGGCTGACAAGGCAATACAAGCCAAGGACGCGACTGCGGAGAAGATGGGAGAGTACAAGGACTATACTGTGGATAAGGCAAAACAGGGGAAAGATACCACCATGGAGAAGATGGGGGAGTACAAGGTTTATATTGCCGGGAAGGCCAAGGAAGGGAAGGATTCT GGTGTCTCAATTCCTATTCCAGTCACCGAGTCCACTTCTGGCTCTAATTTGCCAGCTCATCTTCAGGCCCAGCCCACTTCTGGCTCTAATTTGCCAGCTCATCTTCAAGCCCAGCCCCTTGTTTCTCAAGCCCAGCCTCCCGTTTCTCAGGCCCAACCTCCTATTCCTCTTATTCGTCGGTCTACTAGACACCATGTTCAACCTCGCAAGCTAACAGACTACATTTGCTCCACAGCTACATACAATCCTTCACGGCCCACCACACCAATGCTTCCCGTTGTATCAG TCGACTATTCTTTATTTACATATGTTGCTGGTTCTTTCCTCACTATTGTTCTTGTTTACGTCGATGACATCGTCGTCACCGGCAACAATAGTGATCACATTGCACAGTCCAAGGCTTCCCTTATGCAACATTTTCATATTAAAGATTTGGGCCCCCTCACTTATATTTTGGGCCTCGAAGTGGTTCGTTCTTTTGCTGGAACTTTTCTTACCCAACGTAAATATATTCTTGACATATTACAAGAGACTAGATATCGTGGTTGCAAGCCAGTTATTTTCCCTGTGGAGCAGCATTTAAAACTATCCTCTGATGATGGTTTACTATTATCTGATCCGGCTTCCTATCGCCGCCTTGTGGGTCGCCTTATATACCTCACG GTATTGAGTTCTCGTCTCAAATGGATTTTATCCGATTCTACCATTGAGAAGCTAGGTGACCTCAAGGACTTGGCGGTGGATGCTGCTCGATGGGCGGTGGAATTGTTGTCCGGTAAGAAAGAATAGGCGAGACAGAAGGCCGCTGAGACTGGAGAGGCAGCCAAG GGGAAGATGGGTGAGACCGAGGAAGATGCGCGACGAAAGATGGAAGAGCTGAAATTGAAAGGTGAGGAGTACAAGGAAGAAGCTGGAGAGGTGAAGGTTACGAATAAGATGGGTGAAACCGAGGAAGAGGCGAGATGA